A genomic region of Pongo pygmaeus isolate AG05252 chromosome 7, NHGRI_mPonPyg2-v2.0_pri, whole genome shotgun sequence contains the following coding sequences:
- the LOC134739975 gene encoding uncharacterized protein LOC134739975 — protein sequence MTTAAITGSPPHSPGLARGQGHGERRLQGPHGPAGQGCTAEYGARARTGLVPGARSRRRRPRPLTFRAGGGRRAPDGSARPRPTPPGRRALPGRSGPREDRTPPWPCGGGAGSEEEAFPRAAPPLVGCARAWLSRTRWPGSRPRLQSARARGAALRGAQKPAPRRLGASFPTPALHRPAPLASGQDPRTPPPLHTRFRWCPCPAVTANTVPDIAEWAPGAEVPLVESNCPDEGGASQGTEDRTKRTQKPASSREGRRRSERVGQAGNQRSGPRGPRTHAEQVTESATENKRMLIPDAQDTYQGLMVYQSNAQQLWLAGQLNFWTTESNWEMGHLPPTREAKTTAVTGGVSATVHGWRRLHMQCLGNLSVRTCQASSLTRKQAHGDIGANTENSR from the exons ATGACGACAGCTGCCATCACTGG GAGCCCACCCCACTCCCCGGGCCTGGCCCGAGGCCAAGGTCACGGCGAGCGGCGGCTGCAAGGGCCGCACGGCCCGGCTGGGCAGGGCTGCACCGCGGAGTACGGCGCACGAGCTCGGACTGGGCTGGTCCCCGGCGCCCgaagccgccgccgccgcccgcgcccACTCACCTTCCGAGCGGGAGGAGGACGCCGCGCGCCGGACGGAAGTGCCCGGCCCCGCCCCACTCCGCCGGGCCGGCGCGCACTTCCGGGACGCTCTGGGCCCCGGGAGGACCGCACGCCTCCGTGGCCGTGTGGGGGCGGGGCCGGGAGCGAAGAAGAGGCCTTTCCCCGCGCTGCTCCTCCCCTCGTGGGCTGCGCCCGCGCGTGGCTTTCGCGTACACGCTGGCCCGGATCCCGCCCGCGCCTGCAGAGCGCCCGGGCGCGGGGAGCGGCGCTGCGTGGGGCGCAGAAGCCGGCGCCTCGGCGCCTCGGAGCCTCCTTCCCGACGCCGGCCCTGCACCGCCCAG CACCTCTGGCGTCTGGGCAGGACCCCCGCACACCCCCGCCTCTGCACACCAGATTCCGATGGTGCCCCTGCCCAGCTGTGACCGCCAACACAGTCCCGGACATTGCCGAGTGGGCCCCAGGGGCAGAAGTGCCCCTGGTTGAGAGCAATTGCCCTGACGAAGGAGGCGCGAGCCAGGGAACAGAGGACCGGACAAAA AGAACACAGAAGCCAGCAAGCAGCAGGGAAGGGAGGCGTCGCAGTGAGCGTGTCGGGCAGGCTGGGAACCAGCGCAGTGGCCCACGCGGACCGAGGACACACGCAGAGCAAGTCACAGAAAGTGCAACTGAAAACAAACGGATGCTTATCCCAGATGCACAGGACACTTACCAAGGACTGATGGTCTATCAGAGTAATGCTCAGCAGCTTTGGCTGGCAGGACAGTTAAACTTTTGGACAACAGAAAGTAACTGGGAAATGGGACATCTGCCACCAACACGAGAGGCCAAGACCACAGCTGTTACAGGAGGGGTCAGCGCCACAGTACACGGGTGGCGGCGGCTGCACATGCAGTGCCTGGGGAATCTGAGTGTTCGGACATGCCAGGCGTCCAGCCTCACCAGGAAACAGGCACACGGGGACATAGGCGCAAACACTGAAAACTCTCGCTGA